Proteins encoded in a region of the Homo sapiens chromosome 9, GRCh38.p14 Primary Assembly genome:
- the CFAP157 gene encoding cilia- and flagella-associated protein 157 isoform X3 produces the protein MAPKKSVSKAGKELEVKKKGGKKEPVVAVEPPLAKEMKEFYHIQIRDLEDRLARYQRKWDELAVQEKMFRQEFEQLANNKKEIVAFLKRTLNQQVDEITDLNEQLQNLQLAKEMEKDAFEAQLAQVRHEFQETKDQLTTENIILGGKLAALEEFRLQKEEVTDKFTLLEEQVRKQENEFRDYAYNLEKKSVLDKDRLRKEIIQRVNLVANEFHKVTTNRMWETTKRAIKENNGITLQMARVSQQGMKLLQENEQLKGRQNNLCKQLELLENTQKVMARHKRGHQKIILMLTKKCQEQQQDTKEAEELRLLLSQLEQRSLQLQEPERPAEPAAGAAAGGFAAATAGTG, from the exons ATGGCTCCCAAAAAGAGTGTGAGCAAGGCAGGCAAGGAGCTTGAAGTCAAGAAGAAAGGGGGCAAGAAGGAGCCGGTGGTGGCCGTGGAGCCGCCTCTGGCCAAGGAGATGAAGGAGTTCTACCACATCCAGATCCGAGACCTGGAGGACCGGCTAGCCCG gtaCCAGCGGAAGTGGGATGAGCTGGCTGTGCAGGAGAAGATGTTCCGCCAGGAGTTTGAGCAGCTGGCCAATAACAAGAAGGAGATTGTGGCCTTCCTCAAGCGCACGCTCAACCAGCAGGTGGATGAGATCACAGACCTCAACGAGCAGCTCCAGAACTTGCAGCTAGCCAAAGAGATGGAGAAGGATGCCTTCGAGGCGCAGCTGGCCCAGGTGCGCCACGAGTTCCAGGAGACCAAGGACCAGCTCACCACGGAGAACATCATCCTTG GGGGGAAGCTGGCAGCCCTGGAGGAGTTCCGGCTGCAGAAAGAGGAGGTCACGGACAAGTTCACATTGCTGGAGGAGCAGGTGCGGAAGCAGGAGAATGAGTTCAGGGACTATGCATACAACCTGGAGAAGAAGTCGGTGCTGGACAAGGACAG ACTGAGGAAAGAGATCATCCAGCGCGTGAACCTCGTGGCCAATGAGTTCCACAAGGTGACCACGAACCGGATGTGGGAGACAACCAAGCGGGCCATCAAAGAGAACAACGGCATTACCCTGCAGATGGCCAGGGTCTCCCAGCAAGGCATGAAGCTGCTGCAGGAGAATGAGCAGCTCAAGGGAAGACAGAACAATCTGTGCAAACAGCTGGAGCTGCTGGAGAACACCCAGAAGGTCATGGCCAGGCACAAAAGAGGCCACCAGAAG ATCATCCTCATGCTGACTAAGAAGtgccaggagcagcagcaggacaCCAAGGAGGCCGAGGAGCTGCGCCTCCTGCTGAGCCAGTTGGAGCAGAGATCCCTGCAGCTGCAG GAGCCAGAGAGACCAGCTGAGCCTGCAGCTGGAGCAGCAGCAGGTGGATTTGCAGCGGCTACAGCAGGAACTGGCTAA
- the CFAP157 gene encoding cilia- and flagella-associated protein 157 isoform X1, whose translation MAPKKSVSKAGKELEVKKKGGKKEPVVAVEPPLAKEMKEFYHIQIRDLEDRLARYQRKWDELAVQEKMFRQEFEQLANNKKEIVAFLKRTLNQQVDEITDLNEQLQNLQLAKEMEKDAFEAQLAQVRHEFQETKDQLTTENIILGGKLAALEEFRLQKEEVTDKFTLLEEQVRKQENEFRDYAYNLEKKSVLDKDRLRKEIIQRVNLVANEFHKVTTNRMWETTKRAIKENNGITLQMARVSQQGMKLLQENEQLKGRQNNLCKQLELLENTQKVMARHKRGHQKIILMLTKKCQEQQQDTKEAEELRLLLSQLEQRSLQLQVDNQALKSQRDQLSLQLEQQQVDLQRLQQELANEQKVRASLEAALVQATSFLQNILQMHRDEEDSDVDVTFQPWHKEMLQQLLVMLSSTVATRPQKAACPHQESQSHGPPKESVPWAPTQRSGNAEQRCSGEGARRRGPETRPLRTPEGWAGRAP comes from the exons ATGGCTCCCAAAAAGAGTGTGAGCAAGGCAGGCAAGGAGCTTGAAGTCAAGAAGAAAGGGGGCAAGAAGGAGCCGGTGGTGGCCGTGGAGCCGCCTCTGGCCAAGGAGATGAAGGAGTTCTACCACATCCAGATCCGAGACCTGGAGGACCGGCTAGCCCG gtaCCAGCGGAAGTGGGATGAGCTGGCTGTGCAGGAGAAGATGTTCCGCCAGGAGTTTGAGCAGCTGGCCAATAACAAGAAGGAGATTGTGGCCTTCCTCAAGCGCACGCTCAACCAGCAGGTGGATGAGATCACAGACCTCAACGAGCAGCTCCAGAACTTGCAGCTAGCCAAAGAGATGGAGAAGGATGCCTTCGAGGCGCAGCTGGCCCAGGTGCGCCACGAGTTCCAGGAGACCAAGGACCAGCTCACCACGGAGAACATCATCCTTG GGGGGAAGCTGGCAGCCCTGGAGGAGTTCCGGCTGCAGAAAGAGGAGGTCACGGACAAGTTCACATTGCTGGAGGAGCAGGTGCGGAAGCAGGAGAATGAGTTCAGGGACTATGCATACAACCTGGAGAAGAAGTCGGTGCTGGACAAGGACAG ACTGAGGAAAGAGATCATCCAGCGCGTGAACCTCGTGGCCAATGAGTTCCACAAGGTGACCACGAACCGGATGTGGGAGACAACCAAGCGGGCCATCAAAGAGAACAACGGCATTACCCTGCAGATGGCCAGGGTCTCCCAGCAAGGCATGAAGCTGCTGCAGGAGAATGAGCAGCTCAAGGGAAGACAGAACAATCTGTGCAAACAGCTGGAGCTGCTGGAGAACACCCAGAAGGTCATGGCCAGGCACAAAAGAGGCCACCAGAAG ATCATCCTCATGCTGACTAAGAAGtgccaggagcagcagcaggacaCCAAGGAGGCCGAGGAGCTGCGCCTCCTGCTGAGCCAGTTGGAGCAGAGATCCCTGCAGCTGCAGGTGGATAACCAGGCACTGAA GAGCCAGAGAGACCAGCTGAGCCTGCAGCTGGAGCAGCAGCAGGTGGATTTGCAGCGGCTACAGCAGGAACTGGCTAATGAGCAGAAGGTTCGGGCCAGCCTGGAGGCGGCTCTGGTCCAGGCCACCTCCTTCCTACAGAACATTCTGCAG ATGCACCGCGATGAAGAGGACAGTGACGTTGACGTGACGTTCCAGCCATGGCACAAGGAGATGCTGCAGCAACTGCTGGTCATGCTCAGCTCCACTGTGGCCACGAGACCTCAGAAGGCTGCGTGTCCCCACCAGGAGTCACAGTCCCATGGCCCACCCAAGGAGAG
- the CFAP157 gene encoding cilia- and flagella-associated protein 157 isoform X2: MAPKKSVSKAGKELEVKKKGGKKEPVVAVEPPLAKEMKEFYHIQIRDLEDRLARYQRKWDELAVQEKMFRQEFEQLANNKKEIVAFLKRTLNQQVDEITDLNEQLQNLQLAKEMEKDAFEAQLAQVRHEFQETKDQLTTENIILGGKLAALEEFRLQKEEVTDKFTLLEEQVRKQENEFRDYAYNLEKKSVLDKDRLRKEIIQRVNLVANEFHKVTTNRMWETTKRAIKENNGITLQMARVSQQGMKLLQENEQLKGRQNNLCKQLELLENTQKVMARHKRGHQKIILMLTKKCQEQQQDTKEAEELRLLLSQLEQRSLQLQVDNQALKSQRDQLSLQLEQQQVDLQRLQQELANEQKVRASLEAALVQATSFLQNILQMHRDEEDSDVDVTFQPWHKEMLQQLLVMLSSTVATRPQKAACPHQESQSHGPPKERCVPLVL, translated from the exons ATGGCTCCCAAAAAGAGTGTGAGCAAGGCAGGCAAGGAGCTTGAAGTCAAGAAGAAAGGGGGCAAGAAGGAGCCGGTGGTGGCCGTGGAGCCGCCTCTGGCCAAGGAGATGAAGGAGTTCTACCACATCCAGATCCGAGACCTGGAGGACCGGCTAGCCCG gtaCCAGCGGAAGTGGGATGAGCTGGCTGTGCAGGAGAAGATGTTCCGCCAGGAGTTTGAGCAGCTGGCCAATAACAAGAAGGAGATTGTGGCCTTCCTCAAGCGCACGCTCAACCAGCAGGTGGATGAGATCACAGACCTCAACGAGCAGCTCCAGAACTTGCAGCTAGCCAAAGAGATGGAGAAGGATGCCTTCGAGGCGCAGCTGGCCCAGGTGCGCCACGAGTTCCAGGAGACCAAGGACCAGCTCACCACGGAGAACATCATCCTTG GGGGGAAGCTGGCAGCCCTGGAGGAGTTCCGGCTGCAGAAAGAGGAGGTCACGGACAAGTTCACATTGCTGGAGGAGCAGGTGCGGAAGCAGGAGAATGAGTTCAGGGACTATGCATACAACCTGGAGAAGAAGTCGGTGCTGGACAAGGACAG ACTGAGGAAAGAGATCATCCAGCGCGTGAACCTCGTGGCCAATGAGTTCCACAAGGTGACCACGAACCGGATGTGGGAGACAACCAAGCGGGCCATCAAAGAGAACAACGGCATTACCCTGCAGATGGCCAGGGTCTCCCAGCAAGGCATGAAGCTGCTGCAGGAGAATGAGCAGCTCAAGGGAAGACAGAACAATCTGTGCAAACAGCTGGAGCTGCTGGAGAACACCCAGAAGGTCATGGCCAGGCACAAAAGAGGCCACCAGAAG ATCATCCTCATGCTGACTAAGAAGtgccaggagcagcagcaggacaCCAAGGAGGCCGAGGAGCTGCGCCTCCTGCTGAGCCAGTTGGAGCAGAGATCCCTGCAGCTGCAGGTGGATAACCAGGCACTGAA GAGCCAGAGAGACCAGCTGAGCCTGCAGCTGGAGCAGCAGCAGGTGGATTTGCAGCGGCTACAGCAGGAACTGGCTAATGAGCAGAAGGTTCGGGCCAGCCTGGAGGCGGCTCTGGTCCAGGCCACCTCCTTCCTACAGAACATTCTGCAG ATGCACCGCGATGAAGAGGACAGTGACGTTGACGTGACGTTCCAGCCATGGCACAAGGAGATGCTGCAGCAACTGCTGGTCATGCTCAGCTCCACTGTGGCCACGAGACCTCAGAAGGCTGCGTGTCCCCACCAGGAGTCACAGTCCCATGGCCCACCCAAGGAGAG
- the CFAP157 gene encoding cilia- and flagella-associated protein 157 — protein MAPKKSVSKAGKELEVKKKGGKKEPVVAVEPPLAKEMKEFYHIQIRDLEDRLARYQRKWDELAVQEKMFRQEFEQLANNKKEIVAFLKRTLNQQVDEITDLNEQLQNLQLAKEMEKDAFEAQLAQVRHEFQETKDQLTTENIILGGKLAALEEFRLQKEEVTDKFTLLEEQVRKQENEFRDYAYNLEKKSVLDKDRLRKEIIQRVNLVANEFHKVTTNRMWETTKRAIKENNGITLQMARVSQQGMKLLQENEQLKGRQNNLCKQLELLENTQKVMARHKRGHQKIILMLTKKCQEQQQDTKEAEELRLLLSQLEQRSLQLQVDNQALKSQRDQLSLQLEQQQVDLQRLQQELANEQKVRASLEAALVQATSFLQNILQMHRDEEDSDVDVTFQPWHKEMLQQLLVMLSSTVATRPQKAACPHQESQSHGPPKESRPSIQLPRTGSLLPQLSDITPYQPGDLGLVPRQVHIPPNPQDLRLLSYITRVGTFRAHSSPEMRAPGSLKRLEKFSLPEVPLRPK, from the exons ATGGCTCCCAAAAAGAGTGTGAGCAAGGCAGGCAAGGAGCTTGAAGTCAAGAAGAAAGGGGGCAAGAAGGAGCCGGTGGTGGCCGTGGAGCCGCCTCTGGCCAAGGAGATGAAGGAGTTCTACCACATCCAGATCCGAGACCTGGAGGACCGGCTAGCCCG gtaCCAGCGGAAGTGGGATGAGCTGGCTGTGCAGGAGAAGATGTTCCGCCAGGAGTTTGAGCAGCTGGCCAATAACAAGAAGGAGATTGTGGCCTTCCTCAAGCGCACGCTCAACCAGCAGGTGGATGAGATCACAGACCTCAACGAGCAGCTCCAGAACTTGCAGCTAGCCAAAGAGATGGAGAAGGATGCCTTCGAGGCGCAGCTGGCCCAGGTGCGCCACGAGTTCCAGGAGACCAAGGACCAGCTCACCACGGAGAACATCATCCTTG GGGGGAAGCTGGCAGCCCTGGAGGAGTTCCGGCTGCAGAAAGAGGAGGTCACGGACAAGTTCACATTGCTGGAGGAGCAGGTGCGGAAGCAGGAGAATGAGTTCAGGGACTATGCATACAACCTGGAGAAGAAGTCGGTGCTGGACAAGGACAG ACTGAGGAAAGAGATCATCCAGCGCGTGAACCTCGTGGCCAATGAGTTCCACAAGGTGACCACGAACCGGATGTGGGAGACAACCAAGCGGGCCATCAAAGAGAACAACGGCATTACCCTGCAGATGGCCAGGGTCTCCCAGCAAGGCATGAAGCTGCTGCAGGAGAATGAGCAGCTCAAGGGAAGACAGAACAATCTGTGCAAACAGCTGGAGCTGCTGGAGAACACCCAGAAGGTCATGGCCAGGCACAAAAGAGGCCACCAGAAG ATCATCCTCATGCTGACTAAGAAGtgccaggagcagcagcaggacaCCAAGGAGGCCGAGGAGCTGCGCCTCCTGCTGAGCCAGTTGGAGCAGAGATCCCTGCAGCTGCAGGTGGATAACCAGGCACTGAA GAGCCAGAGAGACCAGCTGAGCCTGCAGCTGGAGCAGCAGCAGGTGGATTTGCAGCGGCTACAGCAGGAACTGGCTAATGAGCAGAAGGTTCGGGCCAGCCTGGAGGCGGCTCTGGTCCAGGCCACCTCCTTCCTACAGAACATTCTGCAG ATGCACCGCGATGAAGAGGACAGTGACGTTGACGTGACGTTCCAGCCATGGCACAAGGAGATGCTGCAGCAACTGCTGGTCATGCTCAGCTCCACTGTGGCCACGAGACCTCAGAAGGCTGCGTGTCCCCACCAGGAGTCACAGTCCCATGGCCCACCCAAGGAGAG CCGGCCCAGCATCCAGCTGCCCAGGACTGGGTCTCTGCTGCCGCAGCTCTCTGACATCACCCCCTACCAGCCGGGGGATCTAGGCCTGGTACCTCGCCAGGTCCACATCCCACCCAACCCCCAGGACCTCAGGCTGCTGTCATATATCACCCGTGTGGGGACCTTCCGGGCACACAGCAGCCCTGAG